A stretch of the Geovibrio thiophilus genome encodes the following:
- a CDS encoding saccharopine dehydrogenase family protein translates to MSKVLIIGAGGVGNVVVKKCAQHPDVFKEIFLASRTKGKCDAIAAEVKKMYGVDVKTYAVDADVVSDIVRVINDCKPELVLNVALPYQDLAIMDACLETGVNYLDTANYEPKDEAKFEYSWQWAYQDKFKEKGLMAVLGCGFDPGVTNIFCAYAQKHLYDSIRTIDILDCNAGDHGHPFATNFNPEINIREVTQVVRHWKDGEWIETPAILDDSCVHFSFDYPEAGKKESYLLFHEEMESLVKNIKGLERIRFWMTFSQNYITHLKVLENVGMTRIDEVDFGGCKIIPLQFLKALLPDPGSLGTNYKGLAVIGCVFDGEKDGKKIKKYIYNVCDHAEAYREVQAQAVSYTTGVPAMIGAMMMLKDVWKDTGVFNVEQLDPDMFMDELNKCGLPWQVVDFEGQLPE, encoded by the coding sequence ATGTCAAAAGTGCTCATAATCGGTGCGGGCGGCGTAGGTAATGTTGTTGTGAAGAAGTGCGCACAGCATCCTGACGTTTTTAAGGAAATCTTTCTTGCCAGCAGGACGAAGGGGAAGTGCGACGCTATAGCCGCAGAGGTTAAGAAAATGTACGGCGTCGATGTGAAGACCTACGCTGTGGATGCGGATGTTGTCAGCGACATAGTACGTGTCATTAACGACTGCAAGCCTGAGCTTGTGCTTAATGTCGCCCTGCCGTATCAGGATCTTGCGATCATGGACGCATGCCTTGAGACAGGGGTGAACTACCTTGACACGGCAAATTACGAGCCTAAGGACGAAGCGAAGTTTGAATACTCATGGCAGTGGGCTTATCAGGATAAATTCAAAGAGAAAGGGCTTATGGCAGTTCTCGGCTGCGGGTTTGACCCGGGTGTGACGAATATCTTCTGCGCATACGCACAGAAGCACCTGTACGACAGCATCCGCACAATCGACATTCTCGACTGCAACGCAGGTGACCACGGGCATCCGTTTGCCACGAACTTCAACCCTGAGATAAACATCCGTGAGGTGACTCAGGTGGTGCGCCACTGGAAGGACGGAGAATGGATCGAAACCCCCGCGATACTTGACGACAGCTGCGTTCACTTCTCATTTGACTATCCCGAGGCGGGCAAAAAAGAGAGCTATCTTCTCTTTCATGAGGAGATGGAATCGCTTGTGAAGAACATCAAAGGTCTGGAGAGAATCCGCTTCTGGATGACATTCTCACAGAACTACATAACACACCTTAAAGTGCTTGAGAATGTGGGCATGACCCGTATTGACGAAGTGGATTTTGGCGGCTGCAAAATAATCCCGCTTCAGTTCCTCAAGGCTTTGCTCCCCGATCCGGGCAGTCTCGGCACTAACTACAAGGGGCTTGCAGTAATCGGCTGTGTTTTTGACGGCGAGAAGGACGGCAAAAAGATTAAGAAATACATCTACAACGTCTGCGATCACGCAGAAGCCTACAGAGAGGTTCAGGCGCAGGCGGTTTCATATACCACGGGCGTTCCCGCCATGATCGGCGCAATGATGATGCTGAAAGATGTATGGAAGGACACGGGCGTTTTCAACGTGGAGCAGCTTGATCCCGATATGTTCATGGATGAGCTTAACAAATGCGGTCTGCCTTGGCAGGTTGTGGATTTTGAAGGTCAGCTTCCCGAATGA
- a CDS encoding PAS domain-containing sensor histidine kinase, translated as MKSFKLIAEISDRPLFLLDGEGTVLGFNKRASELYSLCAENAGNVKICSLCRNTDRQCSFSNLFSGGYRQKITHGAVHRLAADKSVRVTLELYPFSEDGEEPDGKIICAVRQTENEVFPSESGEKVPFVLNSLSAMVYVINPSNSTMLYINSHALEALGCGESWQGEKCWKVIHGRDEKCSHCGMDSESFSESSAEEVFNNRTGRWYFETGRLIGWDGGRSARLVIAHDIDERKKLELLREDVERIMRHDLKTPLNAIYLLGQTLEASSESEDTRFLASKIIESCFQLNAMINLSQVLYRLERGDYTVKKRDVLLDELLGRVCSHLEGLAASYRVKIRKVFQADTPGGFIVRADDLLLYSCLSNLVTNAIEASPEGETVQVECEKTNGRDVIAVSNKGEIPREIVDRFFEKYITKGKTAGTGLGTYSAKLLAEAHGGTISFMTGEGFTRVTVSLPAD; from the coding sequence ATGAAAAGCTTTAAGCTGATTGCGGAAATATCTGATAGACCGCTTTTTCTGCTTGACGGTGAGGGAACTGTCCTCGGTTTTAACAAAAGAGCTTCCGAGCTTTACTCACTGTGCGCGGAAAATGCGGGAAATGTGAAGATTTGTTCTCTCTGCCGTAACACTGACAGACAGTGCTCTTTTTCAAATCTTTTCTCCGGCGGCTACAGACAGAAAATAACTCACGGAGCAGTACACAGGCTTGCGGCGGACAAATCCGTCAGAGTTACGCTGGAGCTTTACCCTTTTTCCGAAGACGGAGAAGAGCCGGACGGGAAGATAATCTGCGCCGTAAGGCAGACAGAGAACGAAGTGTTCCCCTCTGAGAGCGGGGAGAAGGTTCCGTTTGTGCTCAACAGTCTTTCCGCCATGGTTTATGTGATAAACCCCTCAAACAGCACCATGCTTTACATAAACAGCCACGCGCTGGAAGCTCTGGGGTGCGGAGAAAGCTGGCAGGGCGAAAAATGCTGGAAGGTGATACACGGTCGTGATGAAAAATGCTCCCACTGCGGCATGGACAGTGAAAGCTTTTCGGAATCATCCGCTGAGGAAGTGTTCAACAACCGCACCGGAAGATGGTATTTTGAAACAGGACGGCTCATCGGGTGGGACGGCGGCAGATCTGCCCGACTTGTCATAGCTCACGACATAGACGAAAGGAAGAAGCTTGAGCTTCTCCGTGAGGATGTGGAGCGGATAATGCGCCATGATCTCAAAACGCCGCTCAACGCCATTTATCTCCTCGGGCAGACTCTTGAAGCCTCATCCGAATCTGAGGACACACGGTTTCTTGCCTCAAAAATAATTGAATCATGCTTTCAGCTTAATGCGATGATAAATCTCTCTCAGGTGCTTTACCGTCTGGAGAGGGGAGACTATACTGTTAAGAAAAGGGACGTTCTTCTCGATGAACTTCTCGGAAGGGTCTGCTCACACCTTGAAGGTCTTGCCGCATCCTACAGAGTGAAGATCAGAAAGGTTTTTCAGGCAGACACACCCGGCGGTTTCATTGTCAGGGCGGATGATCTTCTTCTGTACTCATGCCTTTCCAACCTTGTCACAAATGCGATCGAAGCCTCGCCGGAAGGGGAAACAGTTCAGGTTGAATGTGAAAAAACCAACGGACGGGACGTAATCGCGGTGAGCAACAAAGGGGAGATCCCCCGGGAAATTGTAGACAGGTTTTTTGAAAAATACATAACAAAAGGCAAGACAGCGGGAACAGGACTGGGCACATACTCAGCAAAGCTTCTGGCAGAGGCGCACGGCGGAACCATCTCTTTTATGACCGGAGAGGGCTTCACCCGAGTAACCGTCAGCCTGCCTGCGGACTAG
- a CDS encoding response regulator yields MNNKTILYAEDDIIIQKILGKFISKKYPDTLIASNGRDALSLFEANKVDAVVTDLSMPVMSGFELIRKIREQNTVTPIIVTTAYRDEAKQLDDAGVTILYKPIDTKELMKSLEAAFA; encoded by the coding sequence ATGAATAATAAGACGATCCTTTACGCTGAAGACGACATAATTATACAGAAAATACTGGGAAAATTCATAAGCAAGAAATACCCGGATACTCTCATTGCCAGCAACGGTAGGGATGCTCTCTCGCTCTTTGAGGCGAATAAGGTGGACGCCGTAGTGACTGATCTTTCGATGCCGGTTATGAGCGGATTCGAGCTGATTAGAAAAATAAGGGAGCAGAATACCGTGACCCCGATCATCGTCACCACCGCTTACCGTGATGAAGCCAAGCAGCTTGATGATGCGGGAGTGACGATCCTCTACAAGCCGATCGATACAAAGGAGCTTATGAAGAGTCTTGAAGCGGCGTTTGCCTGA
- a CDS encoding YitT family protein → MQQSQLKGSRYVVPKKNFILRFAYNQFLIILGSILAAFGYVVFQVPFQIAAGGISGLAIIINEYSGLTVGMLYFLFNIPLLVVGYYQLGGLKFIFSTINSVITFSAASDLFVRLLPVYMDVFPLSQDLLLNCIYAGVSVGLGAGIIYRAGGSMGGTSIPARILQKRMGFPLSQSYLYTDMIVIVLAGFVFSWEKAMLALLTLLLGGMASDFVLEGVSQVRIAWIITDNPKVMSRTLMAELQRGVSMWQMTGAYSDTERTMIYCTVRRSQVSDLKFLVAAIDPKAFLVIGTAQQAWGGTGFTHLKSPSGR, encoded by the coding sequence ATGCAGCAGAGCCAGCTTAAGGGTTCCAGATATGTGGTTCCTAAAAAAAATTTTATTTTAAGATTTGCCTACAATCAGTTTCTCATTATTCTCGGCAGCATTCTTGCCGCCTTCGGATACGTGGTTTTTCAGGTTCCTTTTCAGATCGCTGCGGGCGGTATCAGCGGTCTTGCCATAATAATAAATGAATATTCAGGGCTCACGGTGGGCATGCTGTACTTTCTTTTCAATATTCCTCTGCTTGTTGTGGGATATTACCAGCTCGGCGGGCTGAAGTTCATCTTTTCCACAATCAACTCCGTCATCACCTTCTCCGCGGCTTCGGATCTGTTTGTGCGTCTGCTCCCTGTTTATATGGATGTTTTCCCCTTATCACAGGATCTGCTCCTTAACTGCATATACGCCGGTGTTTCTGTCGGGCTGGGCGCGGGGATAATATACCGTGCGGGCGGAAGCATGGGCGGGACAAGCATTCCCGCCAGAATCCTCCAGAAACGCATGGGGTTTCCCCTCAGCCAGTCTTATCTCTACACGGATATGATCGTGATTGTTCTTGCCGGATTTGTTTTCAGCTGGGAAAAGGCTATGCTTGCGCTGCTTACCCTTCTTCTCGGAGGTATGGCGTCCGATTTTGTGCTTGAGGGTGTGAGTCAGGTGCGGATCGCTTGGATAATCACAGACAACCCAAAGGTAATGAGCCGCACTCTCATGGCGGAGCTTCAGCGCGGAGTGAGCATGTGGCAGATGACCGGAGCTTATTCGGACACTGAGCGCACAATGATTTACTGCACAGTGAGACGCTCGCAGGTTTCCGACCTCAAATTCCTCGTCGCAGCCATTGATCCCAAGGCTTTCCTTGTCATAGGAACGGCTCAGCAGGCATGGGGCGGAACCGGATTCACCCACCTTAAATCACCTTCCGGCAGATAA
- the nspC gene encoding carboxynorspermidine decarboxylase, whose translation MTDSYAQTLKDFPKEITGRAETPCYLISEDVIRRNCEILDSVQKRTGAKIMLALKAFALPKMFPLISSYLHGVCASGPIEAQLGFEEFKRETHTYSPAFTYAQMERVIKYSDHIVFNSVNQWHLHRDKIKAGGRHIEIGLRVNPGHAEVEVELYNPCLPGSRFGVAPQDLEGVDLTGIDGLHFHAMCEQNSDVLERVLASFEKHFSHLIPQMKWINFGGGHHITRDDYDIELLCRLITDFRKRYNNIQVYLEPGEAVVLNAGVFITSVLDTIYNGMDIAVCDCSAETHMPDVLAMPYRPKLTGEPENGKYTYRLGGISCLSGDVIGDYHFDAPLKRGDRLVFTDMALYSFVKNTNFNGVELPSIVTFSLEKGTFEVIRKFGYEDYKNRIS comes from the coding sequence ATGACAGATTCATATGCACAGACGCTGAAAGATTTTCCGAAGGAAATAACGGGCAGGGCGGAAACGCCCTGTTACCTGATCAGTGAGGATGTGATCCGTCGCAACTGCGAAATTCTTGACTCAGTGCAAAAGCGCACAGGGGCGAAGATAATGCTTGCTCTCAAGGCGTTTGCCCTGCCGAAGATGTTTCCGCTTATTTCATCATATCTGCACGGAGTCTGCGCCAGCGGTCCCATAGAGGCGCAACTGGGCTTTGAGGAGTTCAAAAGGGAGACACATACCTATTCTCCCGCATTCACATACGCTCAGATGGAGCGGGTAATAAAATACTCCGACCATATAGTCTTCAACTCCGTGAACCAGTGGCATCTGCACAGGGATAAGATAAAGGCAGGCGGCAGGCATATTGAAATAGGTCTGCGGGTTAACCCCGGGCATGCCGAGGTTGAGGTGGAACTGTATAACCCGTGCCTCCCCGGCTCACGCTTCGGCGTGGCTCCGCAGGACTTGGAAGGAGTCGACCTCACAGGGATAGACGGACTGCACTTTCACGCCATGTGCGAACAGAATTCGGATGTTCTGGAAAGGGTGCTGGCATCTTTTGAAAAGCATTTCTCTCACCTCATACCGCAGATGAAATGGATAAACTTCGGCGGCGGACATCACATAACAAGAGACGATTACGATATTGAGCTTCTCTGCCGCCTGATTACAGATTTCCGGAAAAGATACAATAATATACAGGTTTACCTCGAACCCGGTGAGGCAGTGGTGCTGAATGCGGGAGTGTTTATAACCTCTGTGTTGGACACTATATACAACGGAATGGACATAGCCGTGTGCGACTGCTCGGCGGAAACGCACATGCCGGATGTTCTGGCAATGCCGTACAGACCGAAGCTCACAGGCGAGCCCGAGAACGGAAAATATACCTATCGTCTTGGCGGAATCTCCTGCCTCTCAGGGGATGTCATAGGGGATTATCATTTTGACGCGCCGCTGAAAAGGGGTGACAGACTGGTTTTTACCGATATGGCGCTGTATTCTTTCGTGAAGAACACAAACTTCAACGGAGTGGAGCTCCCCTCGATCGTCACATTCAGCCTTGAGAAAGGAACCTTTGAAGTAATCAGAAAATTCGGTTACGAAGATTATAAGAACAGAATAAGCTGA
- the speA gene encoding biosynthetic arginine decarboxylase, whose protein sequence is MWRNPELIKNWTISNAEELYGINKWGADYFSINKKGHVVVTPFGKENGPQISLHEIVKEVEDRGLAMPVILRIENILGSQIKLLHNTFRDVIKATGYKNEYKGVFPIKVNQQEQVIEAIAQFGKDFNHGLEAGSKPELIAAISMLQNRDACLICNGYKDEEFIDLGLYAVKMGFKCFFVIEVPGELELILERAKKLKVRPYLGVRIKLSTHAEGQWSESSGDASVFGLNISQVIDVIDRLKQSDMLDCLQLLHYHIGSQIPNIRDIRAGAFEACRIYQELVNEGAKMGYLDFGGGLAVDYDGSNTNYHSSRNYSVEEYCYDIVESIIAVLDKHDIPHPVIITESGRVTVAYYSVLLFNVLDVSSFHPSPLPKDVKDNPSELIQNLLSTHDMISPKAIQECCNDALYYRNQARQLFKHGQINLRDRALAENLVRHILIQISKVGSELKHVPKDVQDIDRLLYDVYYGNFSLFQSLPDVWAINQIFPVMPIHRLNEAPTHPAIISDITCDCDGKIDNFPDYAHDKNALMLHELKDGEEYYLGVFLVGAYQETLGDLHNLFGDTNVATIHVNDDGGYQVIKELEGDSVADVLSYVEYDVKALRKSLKQLAEDSINKGFITPKERKQILEGFEEGLRGYTYFERE, encoded by the coding sequence ATGTGGCGAAATCCTGAGCTTATCAAAAACTGGACTATCTCAAACGCGGAAGAACTCTACGGAATAAACAAGTGGGGTGCGGACTACTTCTCCATCAACAAGAAGGGGCATGTGGTGGTTACCCCGTTCGGCAAGGAGAACGGACCGCAGATAAGCCTTCATGAAATAGTAAAAGAGGTTGAGGACAGAGGGCTTGCTATGCCTGTTATCCTCAGGATTGAAAACATTCTCGGTTCGCAGATCAAGCTTCTGCACAACACCTTCAGAGACGTGATAAAAGCCACTGGCTACAAAAACGAATACAAAGGGGTCTTCCCCATAAAAGTTAACCAGCAGGAGCAGGTAATTGAGGCCATAGCCCAGTTCGGCAAGGACTTCAACCACGGACTGGAGGCGGGCAGCAAGCCTGAACTCATTGCCGCCATATCCATGCTCCAGAACAGGGACGCCTGCCTTATCTGCAACGGCTACAAGGACGAGGAGTTCATCGATCTCGGTCTTTATGCGGTAAAAATGGGCTTTAAATGCTTTTTCGTTATCGAAGTTCCGGGAGAGCTTGAGCTTATACTGGAAAGAGCGAAAAAACTTAAGGTTCGCCCCTATCTCGGAGTGCGCATAAAGCTTTCCACCCATGCGGAAGGTCAGTGGAGCGAATCCAGCGGAGACGCAAGCGTTTTCGGGCTGAACATCAGTCAGGTTATAGACGTTATAGACAGGCTCAAGCAGTCCGACATGCTGGACTGTCTTCAGCTTCTTCATTATCATATAGGCTCGCAGATCCCCAACATCCGTGATATTCGCGCCGGAGCTTTTGAGGCCTGCCGCATATATCAGGAGCTGGTTAACGAAGGTGCCAAGATGGGCTATCTCGACTTCGGCGGCGGTCTCGCCGTGGATTATGACGGCTCCAACACAAACTACCACTCAAGCCGTAACTACTCAGTAGAGGAATACTGCTACGACATAGTGGAATCCATAATCGCCGTGCTGGACAAGCATGACATTCCTCATCCCGTAATCATCACAGAATCGGGCAGGGTAACTGTCGCCTATTATTCAGTTCTGCTGTTTAATGTGCTGGATGTTTCCTCATTCCACCCGAGTCCGCTGCCCAAAGATGTTAAGGACAACCCAAGTGAGCTTATACAGAACCTTCTCAGCACACATGACATGATTTCGCCCAAGGCGATACAGGAGTGCTGCAACGATGCGCTGTACTACAGAAATCAGGCTCGTCAGCTCTTCAAGCACGGTCAGATAAATCTCCGTGACCGTGCGCTGGCGGAGAACCTTGTGCGCCATATACTGATACAAATATCCAAAGTCGGCTCAGAGCTTAAACATGTTCCCAAGGACGTGCAGGACATAGACCGTCTTTTGTATGACGTGTATTACGGCAACTTCAGCCTGTTTCAGTCGCTGCCGGATGTGTGGGCTATAAACCAGATCTTCCCTGTTATGCCCATACACAGGCTTAATGAGGCACCGACGCATCCTGCCATCATCTCCGATATAACATGCGACTGCGACGGAAAGATAGACAACTTCCCCGATTATGCGCACGATAAAAACGCACTGATGCTCCATGAGCTGAAGGACGGTGAGGAGTATTACCTTGGCGTGTTCCTCGTGGGCGCTTATCAGGAAACCCTCGGAGATCTGCACAACCTCTTCGGGGATACCAACGTGGCGACAATCCACGTGAACGATGATGGCGGCTATCAGGTCATTAAAGAACTGGAGGGAGATTCCGTTGCGGATGTCCTCTCATATGTGGAATATGACGTAAAAGCCCTCAGAAAAAGCCTGAAGCAGCTTGCGGAGGACTCCATAAACAAAGGCTTCATCACCCCCAAGGAGCGCAAACAGATTCTCGAAGGCTTTGAAGAAGGCTTAAGAGGGTATACGTACTTTGAAAGGGAATAA
- a CDS encoding CNNM domain-containing protein has translation MLTLFTYIIVALGLSFLCSVMEAVLLSMTPVYAIQLEQKNPKAGKTYTELKKDIEAPLSAILSLNTIAHTIGAAGAGAQATKIFGDAYLGVISVILTLLILILSEILPKTLGAVFWKQIAVPMLPVLRFTMFTMKPLVFLTNLMTKILPKSKESGVINHDEFLILTQQGIKGGVFSEQESLILTNLFMLKKLTVKHIMTPRTVMFALREDTTVGEVLARHPEMVFSRIPVYKTALDDITGFVLRSDILLYAVRDMKDTPLSEFRRPINAVPESISISRHFTGLIKDRAHISLVIDEYGGTAGIVTLEDVIETLIGIEIVDEHDKVKDLQNLARQQWSNRIRKMGLNPADYDFDR, from the coding sequence ATGCTAACCCTCTTTACCTACATTATTGTAGCCCTCGGGCTCTCCTTCCTCTGCTCCGTAATGGAAGCGGTTCTCCTCAGCATGACTCCCGTATACGCCATTCAGCTTGAACAGAAAAACCCCAAGGCAGGCAAGACATACACCGAGCTTAAAAAAGACATAGAGGCGCCTCTGTCCGCTATTTTAAGCCTTAACACCATAGCCCACACCATAGGCGCCGCCGGTGCGGGCGCTCAGGCAACCAAAATTTTCGGGGATGCCTATCTCGGTGTAATCTCCGTGATACTCACGCTGCTTATTCTCATTCTGTCAGAGATTCTGCCCAAGACGCTGGGCGCTGTCTTCTGGAAACAGATAGCCGTCCCGATGCTTCCTGTGCTCAGGTTTACCATGTTTACCATGAAGCCTCTGGTGTTCCTCACCAATCTGATGACAAAAATACTCCCTAAAAGCAAAGAATCAGGCGTGATAAATCATGATGAATTCCTTATTCTTACACAGCAGGGGATAAAAGGCGGCGTGTTCAGTGAGCAGGAATCGCTGATTCTTACCAATCTTTTCATGCTGAAAAAGCTCACAGTGAAGCACATAATGACTCCGAGAACAGTTATGTTCGCCCTCCGAGAGGACACTACTGTCGGTGAGGTTCTGGCAAGGCATCCGGAAATGGTTTTTTCCCGTATTCCTGTGTATAAAACAGCTCTGGACGACATAACCGGCTTCGTGCTCAGAAGCGATATACTGCTTTACGCCGTGCGTGATATGAAAGACACTCCTCTTTCAGAATTCAGACGCCCCATAAACGCCGTGCCCGAATCAATATCAATCAGCAGGCACTTCACGGGGCTGATAAAGGACAGGGCGCACATATCCCTCGTGATTGACGAATACGGCGGCACAGCGGGTATAGTGACCCTTGAGGACGTTATCGAAACGCTGATCGGCATAGAGATTGTTGACGAACACGACAAGGTGAAAGACCTTCAGAATCTCGCAAGGCAGCAGTGGAGCAACCGAATCCGCAAAATGGGGCTTAATCCCGCCGACTATGACTTCGACAGATAA
- a CDS encoding TetR/AcrR family transcriptional regulator — translation MHRIDRRQIVNKLIKDTVYDSVMEILHESGSEKLTMEEVAAKAGVSKGTLYNYFKNKEDLMDFVEQQTIEPIIDGLREIRGSSKSAPEKLRDTSRFVFEIYRTRKDYVRYQKEITTYKHNAEISRRIGEEHFSSIWAQGTLDGDFNNVDPLIFKAVTGGALASIMDTWIFDGAEEPDIEKAVRGLEKIYTEGFIEKKPL, via the coding sequence ATGCACAGGATAGACAGGCGGCAGATAGTAAACAAGCTTATTAAAGACACAGTGTACGACAGCGTTATGGAAATACTCCATGAGTCCGGCAGCGAAAAGCTGACGATGGAGGAGGTTGCCGCAAAGGCAGGGGTCTCCAAGGGAACACTTTATAACTATTTCAAAAACAAAGAAGACCTCATGGACTTCGTAGAGCAGCAGACAATAGAGCCGATCATCGACGGTCTGCGGGAAATACGCGGCAGCAGCAAAAGCGCGCCGGAAAAGCTGAGGGATACTTCAAGGTTCGTTTTTGAAATATACAGGACACGTAAAGACTACGTAAGATACCAGAAGGAGATTACTACTTATAAGCACAATGCGGAAATTTCAAGGCGCATTGGAGAGGAGCATTTCAGCTCAATATGGGCGCAGGGAACTCTGGACGGCGATTTTAATAATGTTGATCCCCTCATATTCAAAGCGGTGACAGGGGGAGCTCTGGCATCGATAATGGATACATGGATCTTTGACGGCGCGGAAGAGCCTGACATCGAAAAAGCTGTCAGAGGGCTTGAAAAAATTTATACCGAGGGTTTCATAGAAAAAAAACCATTATGA